A DNA window from Xiphias gladius isolate SHS-SW01 ecotype Sanya breed wild chromosome 3, ASM1685928v1, whole genome shotgun sequence contains the following coding sequences:
- the LOC120783808 gene encoding LOW QUALITY PROTEIN: uncharacterized protein LOC120783808 (The sequence of the model RefSeq protein was modified relative to this genomic sequence to represent the inferred CDS: substituted 1 base at 1 genomic stop codon) — protein sequence MGRLKPGHWPLILVHVLLLQLHSVRVQGIDPVPRKLRRLNEQVSLNQAVYIHMDWSRKLEKKSKRMEGRLVLMERNLSENHHAQKEKPDLGQVLSNLSLELQSKEERLAVLQTQRNELLVGLKGLQESLKNQALRVTRLEGRLSEVLQWDGGGNIRGSERVGETLSSNITPQEYYKPCRRARTHRGGRPGRILGGHTQPRPEGISQTKTDNHSQARPYQYHATNQPKHSKAQRPRPQPDSHLQIQDQYPNPKSQSTAYLPQPDPYPAQSQIQIRMQTRPYRITQEQLRSHQSVPYHHVQIWPQTHREPTKDRQSSTRLGAPKPQTSDVLPQPRSKPYQPRTSSSKGEEEEESDTKVETSVIHDFLQLPVRHKIPAWPLPKKDATICNVDSMLFFPSASAENYITFSLTLPDLPELSVCLWLHVEASHIGTLLSYATDDNDNQLVLYGHNSSASSTPFSASSSSSHPSASSPSLDFVIXDPVYRRLPMSSLLDTRWHHLCILWSSIQDRFWHYNDRRLTSSSSNFRKGWEIPGGGSVVQGQEQDSVGGGFDPTEGFAGQVAGFRVWNRVLSLSEVEGVAEGRGVPRGVVLDMEDIKEVQQFTCECLEHCM from the exons ATGGGCCGCCTCAAGCCCGGCCACTGGCCCCTGATTCTGGTTCACGTGcttctgctgcagcttcactcTGTCAGGGTGCAGGGAATTGATCCTGTGCCCCGGAAACTACGACGGCTCAATGAACAGGTCAGCTTGAATCAAGCCGTTTACATTCACAT GGATTGGAGCAGGAAGCTCGAGAAGAAGAGTAAGCGGATGGAGGGTCGTCTGGTTCTGATGGAGAGGAACCTGAGTGAGAATCACCATGCCCAGAAGGAGAAGCCTGATCTTGGTCAGGTCCTCTCCAACCTTTCTCTGGAGCTCCAGAGCAAAGAGGAAAGGCTGGCTGTCCTTCAAACCCAGCGCAATGAGCTGTTAGTGGGGCTGAAAGGGTTGCAGGAATCCCTGAAAAACCAGGCTCTCCGTGTAACCCGACTGGAGGGACGACTCAGTGAGGTTCTGCAGTGGGATGGAGGAGGGAACATCAGAGGTTCAGAAAGGGTGGGAGAAACCCTCAGCTCCAACATCACACCACAAGAATACTACAAACCATGCAGAAGAGCCCGGACCCATAGAGGAGGGAGGCCTGGAAGGATTCTGGGTGGACATACCCAACCCAGACCTGAAGGAATCAGTCAAACCAAGACTGATAATCATTCACAGGCTAGGCCGTATCAATACCACGCAACAAACCAGCCAAAACATTCAAAAGCCCAGAGGCCAAGACCTCAGCCAGACTCTCATCTACAAATACAAGACCAGTATCCAAACCCTAAATCTCAATCCACAGCTTACCTGCCCCAGCCTGACCCTTACCCTGCccagtcacagatccagataAGGATGCAGACAAGACCCTACCGGATCACCCAGGAGCAGCTCCGGTCTCATCAGTCTGTGCCTTATCATCATGTCCAGATCTGGCCCCAG ACCCATCGTGAACCCACAAAAGACAGGCAGAGCAGTACCAGACTAGGGGCTCCCAAGCCTCAAACTTCAGATGTTCTCCCTCAACCCCGGTCTAAGCCTTATCAGCCCAGGACTAGTAGTTCAaaaggtgaagaggaggaagaaagtgaCACCAAGGTAGAAACCTCAGTGATCCATGACTTCCTCCAGCTTCCTGTGAGGCACAAGATCCCAGCATGGCCACTTCCTAAAAAGGATGCAACCA TCTGTAACGTGGACTCCATgctgtttttcccctctgcaTCAGCAGAGAACTACATCACCTTCTCCCTGACTCTCCCTGACCTTCCTGAACTTTCTGTGTGCCTGTGGCTCCATGTGGAAGCCTCACACATTGGCACATTGCTCTCCTATGCTACAGATGACAATGACAACCAGTTAGTTCTATATGGACACAATTCCTCTGCCTCATCTACTCCCTTCTCTGCTTCTTCATCATCTTCCCACCCCTCTGCTTCTTCACCCTCCCTGGACTTTGTCATTTGAGACCCTGTCTATCGCCGTCTCCCTATGTCATCACTCCTGGACACTCGCTGGCACCACCTCTGCATCCTCTGGTCCTCCATCCAGGATCGTTTCTGGCACTATAATGACCGTCGTCTCACCTCTTCAAGTTCCAACTTCAGGAAAGGCTGGGAGATTCCCGGAGGTGGATCAGTGGTGCAGGGGCAGGAGCAAGACTCAGTTGGTGGTGGGTTTGACCCCACAGAGGGTTTTGCTGGGCAGGTGGCAGGGTTCAGGGTATGGAACCGGGTGCTGAGCCTATCGGAGGTAGAAGGGGTGGCAGAAGGAAGAGGTGTGCCAAGAGGGGTGGTGCTTGACATGGAGGATATAAAGGAGGTGCAGCAGTTTACATGTGAATGTTTAGAGCACTGTATGTGA